A genomic segment from Sphingopyxis sp. DBS4 encodes:
- a CDS encoding M20/M25/M40 family metallo-hydrolase translates to MRKATALLASALLMATPGLAQEAPRPDQLAFRDLYKELVETNTTLSSGSCTLAAERMAARLKAAGFADDQLTLFSTPEHPKEGGLVAVYPGTSKRAKPILLIAHIDVVEAKREDWERDPFTMVEENGYFYGRGTADDKAQAAVWIDTLIRFKQEGYKPKRTVKVALTCGEETNGAFNGAEWLAANKRDLIDAEFALNEGGGGDSDGKGKVLGQSVQVGEKTFANFRLETRNPGGHSSAPVPANAIYELSAALSKIAAYDFPLEMTDTTRRFFAEAGAARGDETGRAMVALAKDPTDKAAEAIVNKDVFLHSNLRTTCVATLLDGGHAANALPQRAGANVNCRIFPGHSIESIRDELATLIGDPGVTVTQLPPKRPAPPAPPLDPKVIGPMQTLVDKYWPGLKVVPAMANGYTDATFLGAVGIPTYGIPGMWGDPDGNGAHGLNERMEVRSVYVGRDYMYDLVKAYAGKP, encoded by the coding sequence ATGAGGAAGGCAACCGCGCTGCTGGCGTCAGCGCTGCTGATGGCGACGCCGGGCCTGGCGCAGGAGGCGCCGCGCCCCGACCAGCTCGCTTTCCGTGACCTCTACAAGGAGCTGGTCGAGACCAACACGACGCTCTCCTCGGGAAGCTGCACCCTCGCCGCAGAGCGCATGGCGGCGCGGCTCAAGGCCGCGGGTTTCGCCGACGATCAACTTACGCTGTTCAGCACTCCCGAACATCCGAAGGAAGGCGGCCTCGTCGCCGTCTATCCCGGCACGTCGAAGCGCGCGAAGCCGATCCTGCTGATCGCGCATATCGACGTCGTCGAGGCGAAGCGCGAGGATTGGGAGCGCGACCCGTTCACGATGGTCGAGGAAAACGGCTATTTCTATGGCCGCGGCACCGCCGACGACAAGGCGCAGGCGGCGGTCTGGATCGACACGCTGATCCGTTTCAAGCAGGAAGGCTATAAGCCCAAACGCACGGTCAAGGTCGCGCTGACCTGCGGCGAGGAGACCAACGGCGCGTTCAACGGCGCCGAATGGCTCGCCGCGAACAAGCGCGACCTGATCGACGCCGAATTCGCGCTCAACGAAGGCGGCGGCGGCGACAGCGACGGAAAGGGCAAAGTGCTCGGCCAGTCGGTGCAGGTCGGCGAAAAGACCTTTGCCAATTTCCGCCTCGAAACCCGCAACCCCGGCGGCCACAGCTCGGCGCCGGTTCCCGCCAACGCGATCTACGAGCTCTCGGCCGCGCTGAGCAAGATCGCGGCCTATGACTTCCCGCTCGAGATGACCGACACGACGCGGCGTTTCTTCGCCGAAGCCGGCGCGGCGCGCGGCGACGAGACCGGCCGGGCAATGGTCGCGCTCGCGAAGGACCCCACCGACAAGGCGGCCGAGGCGATCGTCAACAAGGATGTCTTCCTGCACAGCAATCTGCGCACGACCTGCGTCGCGACTTTGCTCGACGGCGGGCACGCGGCGAATGCGCTGCCGCAGCGCGCGGGGGCGAACGTCAATTGTCGCATCTTTCCGGGGCACAGCATCGAATCGATCCGCGACGAACTGGCGACGCTGATCGGCGATCCGGGCGTTACCGTCACCCAGCTACCGCCCAAGCGCCCCGCCCCACCCGCGCCGCCGCTCGATCCCAAGGTGATCGGGCCGATGCAGACGCTGGTCGACAAATATTGGCCGGGGCTGAAGGTCGTTCCCGCGATGGCGAACGGCTATACCGACGCGACCTTCCTCGGCGCGGTCGGCATTCCGACCTATGGCATTCCCGGCATGTGGGGCGACCCCGACGGCAATGGCGCGCACGGCCTCAACGAACGCATGGAGGTGCGGTCGGTCTATGTCGGGCGCGACTATATGTATGATCTGGTGAAGGCTTACGCGGGGAAACCCTGA
- a CDS encoding lysophospholipid acyltransferase family protein, whose translation MTAIADDPPGLVARAVRRLLLLLYRMRGWKAVGEVPEPRRFIIIAAPHTSNWDFVNYLGLTADLGVRPHFMGKLSLFRWPIAGFMRQMGGVPVDRAHASNAVQQMVDEFARRAEFMLTVAPEGTRGKARKWRTGFYQIALAAKVPMVVGLMDYGTRTGGLGPLIWPTGDFRADMMKVFDVYKGCIPKLPERAVRSIDDIVGTEEEGAGG comes from the coding sequence TTGACCGCCATTGCTGACGATCCGCCCGGACTGGTGGCGCGCGCCGTGCGGCGCCTGCTGTTGCTGCTCTATCGCATGCGCGGCTGGAAGGCGGTGGGTGAGGTGCCTGAACCGCGGCGCTTCATCATCATCGCCGCCCCGCACACGAGCAACTGGGATTTCGTCAACTATCTCGGCCTCACCGCCGATCTGGGGGTGCGGCCGCATTTCATGGGCAAGCTGTCGCTGTTCCGCTGGCCGATCGCCGGCTTCATGCGCCAGATGGGCGGGGTGCCGGTCGATCGCGCCCATGCGAGCAACGCGGTGCAGCAGATGGTCGATGAATTCGCGCGCCGTGCCGAATTCATGCTGACCGTCGCGCCCGAGGGAACGCGCGGCAAGGCGCGCAAATGGCGCACCGGCTTCTACCAGATCGCGCTGGCGGCGAAGGTGCCGATGGTCGTCGGGCTGATGGATTATGGGACCAGGACCGGCGGGCTCGGGCCGCTGATCTGGCCGACGGGCGATTTTCGGGCCGACATGATGAAGGTGTTCGACGTCTATAAGGGCTGTATTCCCAAACTCCCCGAGCGCGCGGTCCGTTCGATCGACGACATCGTGGGGACGGAGGAAGAAGGAGCAGGCGGATGA
- a CDS encoding DUF1295 domain-containing protein, with amino-acid sequence MSGLPAMLGLNFAALIAVVLILWAVAVRIRDVSFIDAFWAFGMVMLAWASALQAGVGAPHGLLLLGLTTLWGLRLAFHLFRRWRTAGEDPRYRKILGGVMKQRGWSWPRSALVMVFLMQAPLLFVTCLPAQIGIWASTADAAPAVGVAGWIGAIAALTGIAFESIGDAQLARFRADPANKGKVLDTGLWRYTRHPNYFGDVLTWWGLWLIAADLGPWIALASVIGPLFLTFTLTKWSGKALLEKGLHKTRPRYADYVERTSGFVPWLPKTKV; translated from the coding sequence ATGAGCGGCTTGCCGGCGATGCTGGGGTTGAATTTTGCGGCGTTGATTGCCGTGGTGCTGATCCTGTGGGCGGTCGCCGTCCGCATCCGCGACGTGTCGTTCATCGATGCTTTTTGGGCATTCGGCATGGTGATGCTGGCTTGGGCGAGCGCCTTGCAGGCCGGGGTTGGCGCGCCGCACGGGCTGTTGCTGCTCGGCCTCACGACCTTGTGGGGCTTGCGTCTCGCCTTCCATCTGTTCCGGCGTTGGCGTACAGCGGGCGAGGATCCGCGCTATCGGAAGATCCTCGGCGGCGTCATGAAGCAGCGCGGCTGGAGCTGGCCGCGTTCGGCGCTGGTGATGGTGTTCCTGATGCAGGCGCCGCTCCTCTTCGTCACTTGCCTTCCCGCGCAGATCGGTATCTGGGCGAGCACGGCGGACGCGGCGCCCGCCGTCGGCGTTGCCGGATGGATCGGCGCGATTGCGGCCCTGACCGGGATCGCGTTCGAGAGCATCGGCGACGCGCAACTCGCGCGATTTCGCGCCGATCCCGCGAACAAGGGCAAGGTTCTCGACACCGGCCTCTGGCGCTATACGCGGCATCCCAATTATTTCGGCGACGTGCTGACATGGTGGGGCCTGTGGCTGATCGCCGCCGACCTCGGCCCGTGGATCGCGCTTGCGAGCGTGATCGGGCCGCTATTCCTGACCTTCACTCTCACCAAATGGTCGGGCAAGGCGCTGCTTGAAAAGGGGCTGCACAAGACGCGCCCCCGCTATGCCGATTACGTCGAGCGCACTTCGGGATTTGTGCCATGGCTGCCAAAGACCAAGGTCTAG
- a CDS encoding ribose-phosphate pyrophosphokinase yields MAAKDQGLGAPETAADVSALGDVPRIRAILTEAAREGRSVSYSELLGDLGFRFTRPKMRAVCRTLAEVDRLCALDGEPDLAVLVVRESDRLPGQGWWVGGTALLLGYDGPWEGAAAARFIREQQQAVFDYWGKLQGDVRNE; encoded by the coding sequence ATGGCTGCCAAAGACCAAGGTCTAGGCGCGCCCGAAACCGCTGCCGACGTCTCGGCGCTCGGCGATGTGCCGCGCATCCGCGCGATCCTGACCGAGGCGGCGCGTGAGGGGCGGAGCGTCAGCTATTCCGAACTGCTTGGCGACCTCGGCTTTCGCTTCACGCGGCCCAAGATGCGCGCGGTGTGCCGGACGCTGGCCGAGGTCGACCGTCTCTGCGCCCTCGACGGCGAGCCCGACCTCGCGGTGCTGGTGGTGCGCGAGAGCGACCGCCTGCCGGGGCAGGGCTGGTGGGTCGGCGGCACCGCGCTGCTCCTCGGCTACGACGGCCCGTGGGAGGGCGCCGCGGCGGCGCGCTTCATCCGCGAGCAGCAGCAGGCGGTGTTCGATTATTGGGGCAAGCTGCAAGGGGATGTCAGAAATGAATGA
- a CDS encoding isopenicillin N synthase family oxygenase, with product MTAAVPVISMSLPAEQFAHDFGASFERFGFAMITDHGIDPALIDDAWTKAKAFFALPEAAKRAYHISGGGGARGYTPFGTEIAKGAKEVDLKEFWHVGRDLPEGHPLAAQQPNNVWPQEVDGFRAVYDKLFAEFDRVGGRLLSGIARYLGLAPDFFDDTVKDGNSVMRLLHYPPVAGPAKGIRAEAHEDINTITLLLGAEEAGLEILDKDGSWLPVSPPPGAMAVNVGDMLQRLTNNRLPSTTHRVRNPDAGRASVARYSMPFFLHFRSDYPIRTLESCIDASHPNLYPTPITADDYLQERLREIGLKK from the coding sequence ATGACCGCTGCCGTTCCCGTCATTTCCATGTCGCTCCCCGCCGAGCAGTTCGCCCACGACTTCGGCGCCTCGTTCGAGCGCTTCGGCTTCGCGATGATCACCGATCATGGCATCGACCCCGCGCTGATCGACGATGCCTGGACGAAGGCGAAGGCCTTCTTCGCGCTGCCCGAGGCGGCGAAGCGCGCCTATCATATATCCGGCGGCGGCGGTGCGCGCGGCTATACGCCGTTCGGGACCGAGATCGCCAAGGGCGCGAAGGAGGTCGACCTCAAGGAGTTCTGGCACGTCGGCCGCGACCTGCCCGAAGGGCACCCGCTCGCCGCGCAGCAGCCGAACAACGTCTGGCCGCAGGAAGTCGACGGCTTCCGCGCCGTCTATGACAAATTGTTCGCCGAATTCGACCGCGTCGGCGGCCGGCTGCTGTCGGGGATCGCGCGCTACCTCGGCCTCGCGCCCGATTTCTTCGACGACACGGTGAAGGACGGCAACAGCGTGATGCGCCTGCTCCATTATCCGCCGGTCGCGGGCCCCGCGAAGGGCATCCGCGCCGAGGCGCATGAGGACATCAACACGATCACGCTCCTCCTGGGCGCCGAGGAAGCGGGACTCGAAATCCTCGACAAGGACGGGTCGTGGCTTCCGGTCAGTCCGCCGCCGGGCGCGATGGCGGTCAATGTCGGCGACATGCTCCAGCGGCTGACCAACAACCGCCTCCCCTCGACCACCCACCGCGTCCGCAACCCCGACGCGGGCCGCGCCAGCGTCGCGCGCTACTCGATGCCCTTCTTCCTGCATTTCCGCTCGGACTATCCGATTCGGACGCTGGAAAGCTGCATCGATGCGTCGCACCCGAATCTCTACCCGACGCCGATCACCGCCGACGACTATCTGCAGGAGCGGCTGCGCGAGATCGGGCTCAAAAAGTAG
- a CDS encoding EVE domain-containing protein has translation MAKQYWLMKSEPDAYAWDQLVKDGTGIWDGVRNHSAKLNMKAMKVGDEALFYHSNIGKECVGILTITEEAFPDPTAEEGSPWVVVRVAPVRALAHPVTLAAIKADPKLADMDLIRLSRLSVGRVKPDEWKHILKMSETAAG, from the coding sequence ATGGCAAAGCAATATTGGCTGATGAAATCCGAACCCGACGCCTATGCGTGGGACCAGCTCGTCAAGGACGGCACCGGTATCTGGGACGGCGTGCGCAACCACAGCGCCAAGCTCAACATGAAGGCGATGAAGGTCGGCGACGAAGCGCTCTTCTATCACAGCAATATCGGCAAGGAATGCGTCGGGATCCTGACGATCACCGAAGAGGCCTTTCCCGATCCGACCGCCGAAGAGGGATCGCCGTGGGTCGTGGTGCGCGTCGCGCCGGTGCGCGCTCTGGCGCATCCCGTAACGCTGGCGGCGATCAAGGCCGACCCGAAGCTCGCCGACATGGACCTCATTCGCCTGTCGCGCCTGTCGGTCGGGCGGGTCAAGCCTGATGAGTGGAAGCATATCCTGAAGATGTCGGAAACGGCGGCGGGTTGA
- a CDS encoding PilZ domain-containing protein, which translates to MQTTTNGKPVARTRGAERAPVCGRARFREPGFNPFDVELFDLSSTGFRMVTFARPKIGKHIWVNLPGLQQLEAVVRRADGNNFGCEFVNPLHPSVAKHLQIKLR; encoded by the coding sequence GTGCAGACGACAACCAACGGCAAACCGGTAGCGCGGACGCGAGGCGCCGAGCGCGCGCCCGTGTGCGGTCGCGCGCGCTTTCGCGAGCCAGGCTTCAACCCGTTCGACGTCGAACTGTTCGATCTCTCCTCGACGGGCTTTCGCATGGTCACCTTCGCGCGCCCCAAGATCGGCAAGCACATCTGGGTCAACCTGCCCGGCCTGCAACAGCTCGAAGCCGTCGTCCGCCGCGCCGACGGCAATAATTTCGGCTGCGAGTTCGTCAATCCGCTGCATCCGTCGGTGGCAAAGCATCTGCAAATAAAGCTGCGATAG
- a CDS encoding SOS response-associated peptidase family protein codes for MQLYRLDATAAQISNAFGVETGDDPWTGDYVAPGRPAPVIVPDSRGGPRRFLRPRLWGVPPPPRGTRPITSVRNLASPFWIGTLRHPELRCLIPATSYAEWSGPDGARRQHWFSLPGRPIFAFAGIQRQTGDWPSFALLVTDPNSLLERYQPNAMPLILAPEDQERWLTADWREASGLVAPYPGHLMAVGDAPPHP; via the coding sequence ATGCAACTCTATCGCCTCGACGCCACGGCGGCGCAGATTTCCAACGCTTTCGGGGTCGAGACCGGCGACGATCCATGGACGGGCGACTATGTCGCGCCGGGCCGCCCGGCGCCGGTGATCGTCCCCGACAGCCGCGGCGGGCCGCGCCGTTTCCTGCGCCCGCGATTGTGGGGCGTCCCGCCGCCGCCACGCGGGACGCGGCCGATCACCAGCGTCCGCAACCTCGCCAGCCCCTTCTGGATCGGCACGCTGCGCCATCCCGAACTTCGCTGCCTGATTCCGGCGACGAGCTATGCCGAATGGTCGGGTCCGGACGGCGCACGCCGCCAGCATTGGTTCTCGCTTCCCGGCCGGCCGATTTTCGCTTTTGCCGGGATCCAGCGCCAGACCGGGGACTGGCCGAGCTTCGCGCTGCTCGTCACCGATCCCAACAGCCTCCTCGAACGTTATCAGCCAAATGCCATGCCGCTGATCCTTGCGCCCGAGGACCAGGAGCGCTGGCTGACCGCCGACTGGCGCGAGGCGAGCGGGCTCGTCGCGCCCTATCCCGGCCATTTGATGGCGGTCGGAGACGCGCCGCCGCACCCGTGA
- the arfB gene encoding alternative ribosome rescue aminoacyl-tRNA hydrolase ArfB produces the protein MADIPESAITEKFLAGTGPGGQNVNKVATACQLRVDVYALGLPPDAYRRLKTLAGSRMTTEGELVILARRFRTQEANRADARQRLSELVDAALVRPEKRIKTKPSKAAKARRVDSKKARATVKAGRGRVSFD, from the coding sequence GTGGCTGACATCCCCGAAAGCGCGATCACGGAAAAATTCCTCGCGGGTACGGGGCCAGGCGGGCAGAATGTCAACAAGGTCGCGACCGCCTGCCAGCTTCGCGTCGATGTCTATGCGCTCGGCCTGCCCCCCGACGCCTATCGGCGATTGAAGACGCTCGCGGGCAGCCGGATGACGACCGAGGGCGAACTGGTCATTCTCGCGCGCCGCTTCCGCACGCAGGAAGCGAACCGCGCCGACGCGCGGCAACGGCTGAGCGAGCTGGTCGATGCCGCGCTCGTCCGCCCCGAAAAGCGCATCAAGACCAAGCCGAGCAAGGCGGCCAAGGCACGGCGCGTCGACAGCAAGAAAGCCCGCGCCACAGTCAAGGCCGGACGCGGCCGCGTGTCCTTCGACTAG
- a CDS encoding RluA family pseudouridine synthase: MLLSDRILFLDGEALVIDKPEGLPVDPPRDGSLSLENHLDSLRFGFKRWPLAVHRLDRDTSGCLLLARNPKAHGRFTRAFEGREVEKQYLAILAGVPADDRGIIDLPLGKTSTAEAGWRMVVDPKGKPSVSHWEKLAVAGGRALLRFRPETGRTHQLRVHALEGLGFPIVGDPVYGTGGPKDRTMLHAERLVVKRDVKPSIIAEAPFPDRFAALGFEPPEGAAPTRG; encoded by the coding sequence ATGCTGCTTTCCGATCGCATTCTCTTCCTCGACGGCGAGGCACTCGTCATCGACAAGCCCGAAGGCCTGCCGGTCGATCCGCCGCGCGACGGCAGCCTCAGCCTCGAAAATCATCTCGACAGCCTGCGCTTCGGCTTCAAGCGCTGGCCGCTCGCGGTCCACCGGCTCGACCGCGACACCTCGGGCTGCCTGCTTCTCGCGCGCAATCCCAAGGCGCACGGGCGCTTCACCCGCGCCTTCGAGGGGCGCGAGGTCGAGAAGCAATATCTCGCGATCCTCGCCGGGGTGCCGGCGGACGATCGCGGCATCATCGACCTGCCGCTCGGCAAGACGTCGACCGCCGAGGCGGGCTGGCGGATGGTCGTCGACCCGAAAGGCAAGCCGTCGGTGTCGCATTGGGAAAAGCTGGCGGTCGCGGGCGGCCGCGCGCTGCTCCGCTTCCGTCCCGAGACCGGGCGCACGCATCAGCTTCGGGTCCACGCGCTCGAAGGGCTCGGCTTTCCGATCGTCGGCGATCCCGTCTACGGCACCGGCGGGCCGAAGGATCGCACGATGCTTCATGCCGAACGGCTCGTCGTGAAACGTGACGTCAAGCCGTCGATCATCGCTGAAGCTCCCTTCCCCGACCGCTTCGCCGCGCTGGGGTTCGAGCCGCCGGAAGGCGCGGCGCCGACCCGTGGCTGA
- a CDS encoding EAL domain-containing protein: MAAGMNKSSGGRTDRDESVANDGARGFFGKIGARKVRPRGDADEPAAHLDTREALLLVRNYEESNRGWFWSTDANGRLTYITDAVARLMGRTGGALLGTSFTDLFLPVDSHGERQRTLPFLMTRQSKFDELPLRSAFEGDDRWWAVSGSPHFDGGGRFTGYRGSGADITAQRRSAEDASRLALYDSLTGLANRFHISKKLDTTLAAFAQQQRSCAIMLLDLDRFKQVNDTLGHPAGDALLKQVAERLLKIVGDKEMVSRLGGDEFQIILPDVEDRGKLGDMAADIIASLSQPYSVEGSRCIIGASVGVAIAPFDGLTSDDLVRNADLALYAAKGNGRGRFAFYSSDLHQAAEDRRKLEEDLRDALTRGEMELSYQPVVNAQSNMVTGVEALIRWTHPERGVISPSVFIPIAEEANLIWSLGEWVLRKACEEAARWPGELRVAVNVSPIQFANADLPKVVANALAAAGLPPDRLELEITESVFLADSNETARMFKALKGLGVRLALDDFGTGYSSLGYLQSAPFDKIKIDQSFVRGATQKGSRNAAIIAAIVALAEALDMETTAEGIESHDQLDLIRKLAVSHVQGYIYSQPVSSDELLGHAEAGSWIIKPSGPARQRNDRFQMFRKVGAVHGNHRYNVVIRNLSATGAFIEGILDVPKGTQFVIDFGEGQLATATVRRSMKHQQGIEFEQSLVSDGNGGLCTRHRVSPYLIAAASQQAQANLALPAFTTTNDWQAA; the protein is encoded by the coding sequence GTGGCAGCGGGCATGAACAAGAGCAGCGGGGGCAGGACCGACCGCGACGAAAGCGTGGCGAACGACGGCGCGCGGGGTTTTTTCGGCAAGATCGGCGCGCGCAAGGTGCGACCGCGCGGCGACGCGGACGAACCCGCCGCGCATCTCGACACCCGCGAGGCGCTGCTGCTCGTCCGCAATTATGAGGAAAGCAACCGCGGCTGGTTCTGGTCGACCGATGCGAATGGTCGGCTGACCTATATCACCGACGCGGTCGCGCGGCTGATGGGGCGGACGGGCGGCGCGCTGCTCGGCACCAGCTTCACCGACCTGTTCCTTCCCGTCGACAGCCATGGCGAGCGCCAGCGCACCTTGCCGTTCCTGATGACCCGCCAGTCGAAATTCGACGAACTGCCATTGCGCAGCGCCTTCGAGGGCGACGATCGCTGGTGGGCGGTGTCGGGGTCCCCGCATTTCGACGGCGGCGGCCGCTTCACCGGCTATCGCGGCAGCGGCGCCGACATCACCGCGCAGCGCCGTTCGGCCGAGGACGCCTCGCGCCTCGCACTCTATGATTCGCTGACCGGGCTCGCGAATCGCTTCCATATCTCGAAGAAGCTCGACACGACCCTCGCCGCCTTCGCGCAGCAGCAGCGGAGCTGCGCGATCATGCTGCTCGACCTCGACCGTTTCAAGCAGGTCAACGACACGCTAGGACATCCGGCGGGTGACGCGCTGCTCAAGCAGGTCGCCGAGCGGCTGCTCAAGATCGTCGGCGACAAGGAGATGGTCAGCCGTCTTGGCGGCGACGAATTCCAGATCATCCTTCCCGACGTCGAGGATCGCGGCAAGCTGGGCGACATGGCCGCCGACATCATCGCCAGCCTGTCGCAACCCTATTCGGTCGAGGGCAGCCGCTGCATCATCGGCGCCTCGGTCGGTGTCGCAATCGCGCCGTTCGACGGGCTGACCAGCGACGACCTTGTCCGCAACGCCGACCTCGCGCTCTATGCCGCGAAGGGCAATGGCCGCGGCCGCTTCGCTTTCTATTCGAGCGACCTTCACCAGGCGGCCGAGGATCGCCGCAAGCTCGAGGAGGATCTGCGCGACGCGCTGACGCGCGGCGAGATGGAGCTGAGCTATCAGCCCGTGGTCAACGCGCAGTCCAACATGGTGACCGGGGTCGAGGCGCTGATCCGCTGGACGCATCCCGAGCGCGGCGTGATTTCACCCTCGGTTTTCATCCCGATCGCCGAAGAGGCCAATCTTATCTGGTCGCTCGGCGAATGGGTGCTGCGCAAGGCCTGCGAGGAGGCCGCGCGCTGGCCCGGCGAACTGCGCGTCGCGGTCAACGTCTCGCCGATCCAGTTCGCCAACGCCGACCTGCCCAAGGTCGTGGCGAACGCGCTCGCCGCCGCGGGGCTGCCGCCCGACCGGCTCGAGCTCGAGATCACCGAAAGCGTGTTCCTCGCCGATTCGAACGAGACGGCGCGGATGTTCAAGGCGCTGAAGGGGCTCGGCGTGCGCCTCGCGCTCGACGATTTCGGCACCGGCTATTCGTCGCTCGGCTATCTGCAATCGGCGCCGTTCGACAAGATCAAGATCGACCAGAGCTTCGTGCGCGGGGCGACCCAGAAGGGGTCGCGCAACGCGGCGATCATCGCCGCGATCGTCGCGCTCGCTGAGGCGCTCGACATGGAGACGACCGCGGAAGGCATCGAATCGCACGACCAGCTCGACCTGATCCGCAAGCTCGCGGTCAGCCATGTGCAGGGCTATATCTACAGCCAGCCGGTATCGAGCGACGAACTGCTGGGCCATGCCGAGGCGGGATCGTGGATCATCAAGCCATCGGGCCCGGCGCGCCAGCGCAACGACCGCTTCCAGATGTTCCGCAAGGTCGGCGCGGTGCACGGCAACCACCGCTACAATGTCGTGATCCGCAACCTGTCGGCGACGGGTGCCTTCATCGAGGGCATTTTGGACGTGCCGAAGGGGACGCAGTTCGTGATCGACTTCGGCGAAGGCCAGCTTGCGACCGCGACGGTCCGCCGCTCGATGAAGCATCAGCAGGGCATCGAATTCGAGCAGTCGCTGGTCAGCGACGGCAATGGCGGCCTCTGCACCCGGCACCGCGTCTCGCCCTATCTGATCGCGGCGGCAAGCCAGCAGGCGCAGGCCAATCTGGCGCTGCCCGCCTTTACCACGACCAACGACTGGCAGGCGGCCTGA
- the tgt gene encoding tRNA guanosine(34) transglycosylase Tgt, with translation MTDRFAFQVAATDGAARTGVIRMRRGEIRTPAFMPVGTAATVKAMRPAEVRATGADIILGNTYHLMLRPGAERMARLGGLHNFMGWDRPILTDSGGYQVMSLSALTKQSEEGVAFKSHLDGSRHMLTPERSMEIQRLLGSDIVMAFDECPPNGVDAKRAEASMERSMRWAARSRAGFDAGEEHAAGAALFGIQQGSLDEKLRARSAAALTDIGFDGYAIGGLAVGEGQEAMFGVLDFAPGQLPADKPRYLMGVGKPDDLVGAVARGVDMFDCVLPTRSGRNGQAFTWDGPVNIRNARHAEDLGPLDASCDCPVCTTWSRAYLHHLVRAGEMLGAMLMTQHNLHFYQALMQAMRDAIAAGTFAAFQTDFAARYRK, from the coding sequence ATGACCGACAGATTCGCTTTTCAGGTCGCCGCGACCGACGGCGCCGCGCGCACCGGTGTCATCCGCATGCGGCGCGGCGAGATCCGCACCCCCGCCTTCATGCCCGTCGGCACCGCAGCGACGGTGAAGGCCATGCGCCCGGCCGAGGTGCGCGCCACCGGCGCCGACATCATTCTCGGCAATACCTATCATCTGATGCTGCGCCCCGGCGCCGAGCGGATGGCGCGGCTGGGCGGCCTCCACAATTTCATGGGCTGGGACCGCCCGATCCTGACCGACAGCGGCGGCTATCAGGTGATGAGCCTGTCGGCGCTGACCAAGCAGAGTGAGGAAGGCGTCGCGTTCAAGAGCCACCTCGACGGCTCGCGCCATATGCTGACCCCCGAACGCTCGATGGAGATTCAGCGTCTGCTCGGCAGCGATATCGTGATGGCATTCGACGAATGTCCGCCGAACGGCGTCGACGCAAAGCGCGCCGAGGCGAGCATGGAGCGCTCGATGCGCTGGGCGGCGCGGAGCCGCGCGGGGTTCGACGCGGGTGAAGAGCATGCGGCCGGTGCCGCGCTGTTCGGTATCCAGCAGGGTTCGCTTGACGAGAAGCTGCGCGCGCGCTCGGCCGCGGCGCTGACCGATATCGGTTTCGACGGCTATGCGATCGGGGGATTGGCCGTCGGCGAGGGGCAGGAAGCGATGTTCGGCGTGCTCGACTTCGCGCCCGGCCAGCTTCCCGCCGACAAGCCGCGCTATCTGATGGGGGTGGGGAAGCCCGACGATCTGGTCGGCGCGGTCGCGCGCGGGGTCGACATGTTCGACTGCGTGCTGCCGACGCGTTCGGGCCGCAACGGTCAGGCCTTCACCTGGGACGGGCCGGTCAACATCCGCAACGCCAGACATGCCGAGGATCTGGGGCCGCTCGACGCCTCGTGTGACTGCCCGGTCTGCACGACCTGGTCGCGCGCCTATCTCCATCATCTCGTCCGCGCCGGCGAGATGCTGGGCGCGATGCTGATGACGCAGCATAATCTGCATTTTTATCAGGCGCTGATGCAGGCGATGCGCGACGCCATTGCGGCGGGGACGTTTGCGGCGTTCCAGACGGATTTCGCCGCGCGCTACCGGAAATGA
- a CDS encoding NepR family anti-sigma factor produces MSSDSATPPEKPAGKDAEKKLPGKVQEINIALRRAYDSAVDETIPQSMLDLLNKLN; encoded by the coding sequence ATGTCGTCTGATTCCGCTACGCCGCCCGAAAAGCCGGCCGGAAAGGACGCCGAGAAGAAACTCCCCGGGAAGGTGCAGGAGATTAATATCGCCCTGCGCCGCGCCTACGACTCTGCCGTCGACGAAACCATCCCCCAATCGATGCTCGACCTCTTAAACAAGCTGAACTGA